From the Thermus brockianus genome, the window GGCCCCCTAGGCCCAAAAGCCCCTACGCCGCCAGCAAGGCCAGCTTTGAACACTACCTTTCCGCCTACGGCCAAAACTACGGCCTCAAGTGGGTAGCCCTGCGCTACGCCAACGTCTACGGGCCCCGCCAAGACCCCCACGGGGAGGCCGGGGTGGTGGCCATCTTCGCCGAAAGGGTCTTGAAGGGAGAGCCCGTCACCCTCTACGCCCGCAAGACCCCCGGGGACGAAGGGTGCGTGCGGGACTACATCTACGTGGAGGACGTGGTGCGGGCCCACCACCTGGCCCTAAGGGGCCTGGAAGGGGTCTACAACGTGGGCACCGGGGAAGGCCACACCACCAAGGAGGTCCTGGAGGCCGTGGCCGAGGCCGTAGGGAAAACGCCCGAGGTGAAGGCTGCCCCCCCGCGCCCAGGGGATTTGGAGCGGAGCGTCCTCTCCCCCCTAAAGCTCATGGCCCACGGCTGGCGGCCCGAGGTGGGCTTTAGGGAGGGCATCCGGCGCACGGTGGCGTATTTCCGGAAGGATTAACCCACCGCCCGCCCCCATCCAAGGCCCACGAGCGCTTAGCCCCAGGCCCGTGGTTGCCGCGGGTTCGCTCCCCTACCCACTTCCCGGAAAGCGGGGGTTTTCTGGGGAGGCCTCAAGGGCGCTTGGGGGCGGGGTGTTTACGCTCTTGCCCCCCTTCTGGTAGGCGGGAAAAGGGGAAAGCGCGCCCTCGGGGAACCCGGCTCTTCCCGGCCACCCGCGCCTTGGCCGAGCGGATTCTCGCCTACCCCTCTTGGTCCTTGGGCTTAGGCCCCTCCTCCCCAAGACCCTCCGGGTCCTCCGTGAGGAGGCGCCGGCGGGCCAGGCGCACCCTGGCCCGCAGGGCGGCTAGGGCCTTCCGGTCCTCCCGAAGCCGCTTCTTGGCCCTCTTTAGGGCTTCCTCCCGCGCCTTCGGGCCCACGCCCCCCAGGACCTCCCGCCGGGCGAAGAAGGCCTCGAGGCCCATCCAGGCCACAAGCTCCTCCCGCTCCACCCCCAAGAGCTCGGGCCGCACCCCCGGCAGGGCGCCCCGCACCCGCCGGTAGGCCTCGGGGAGGGGCACACCCCTGCGCACCAAGAAGTCCACCGCCTCCGAGGCCAAAACCTCCGGGGAAAGGGCCTCGAGGAGAAGAGCCGGCTCAAAACGGCTCTCCTCCAAGGCTACCCGGGTGAGCGCTAGCGCCGCCTCCGCCTCGGCCAAGAGGCTGGCTAGGGGCTCCAGGACCCCCGTGGAGTGGTCGTTGAGGTCCGTGAAGGGGGTATTGTGGTTGAGGTAGGCCAAAAC encodes:
- a CDS encoding SDR family oxidoreductase yields the protein MRVLVTGGAGFIGSHIVESLWKEGVEVAVLDNLATGKRENVPQGIYFYKVDLRDKEGLERVFREFRPTHVSHQAAQASVKVSVENPLLDFEVNLMGGLNLLEACRKWGVEKLVFASTGGAIYGEVPEGESAEETWPPRPKSPYAASKASFEHYLSAYGQNYGLKWVALRYANVYGPRQDPHGEAGVVAIFAERVLKGEPVTLYARKTPGDEGCVRDYIYVEDVVRAHHLALRGLEGVYNVGTGEGHTTKEVLEAVAEAVGKTPEVKAAPPRPGDLERSVLSPLKLMAHGWRPEVGFREGIRRTVAYFRKD